A window from Chitinophaga filiformis encodes these proteins:
- the ligA gene encoding NAD-dependent DNA ligase LigA — MLQLAKDLLRKLQQKETIQDLDETLDGLRRVIIYSDWRYYVQSDPVLSDYEYDQLYAWLKELETANPDKVSADSPTQRVAQGLTKAFPTVQHLVPMLSLENSYNADDLDDWDRKAREISGLSEIEYCIEPKFDGASISLIYENDRLLRGATRGDGVSGEDITTNIRQIRSIPLGASFAAHGIQTIEIRGEVLINKNTFKAYNEQRAADNLPPLANPRNAASGSLRMVDPREVAKRGLEAFLYHMSYHTMTDGKAEPEEIRTHSNTLELLSTLGFRSPAKQMKVVKGIQAVIDYVLEFEKERDSLPYEIDGMVIKVNDYALQDRLGMTTHHPRWAMAYKFKARQATSRLIDVDFQVGRTGSITPVAKIEPVHIGGVTVSSISLFNEDVIREKDLKKRDMVLVERAGDVIPYIVKSLADLRDGTEEEIRFPTECPVCKEKLFKPEGESVWRCINLNCEAQVVERMIHFVSKDAMDIRSLGESNVRKFYSLGLMKDIPGIYKMDFGKLEQLEGFGKKSLTNLQSAIEQSKTQPLHRLVFGLGIRYVGETTAKTLANAVNHLLDFRDWTEEQLLALEDIGPKVAGSIKQFFQTDDNIDMLKELETLGVNLKSTRADHPAGGSLDGQTFLFTGTLNKLKRSDAEAMVEEQGGKILSGVSSKLNFLIVGEDAGSKLEKAKKINTIRILSEDDFLNLIQSPATPQ, encoded by the coding sequence TTGCTACAATTAGCAAAGGACCTGTTAAGAAAATTGCAGCAAAAAGAAACCATTCAGGATCTGGATGAAACCCTGGATGGCCTGCGCCGGGTCATTATATATAGCGACTGGCGCTATTATGTGCAAAGCGACCCCGTTTTAAGTGATTACGAATACGATCAGTTGTATGCCTGGTTAAAAGAACTGGAAACCGCCAATCCCGATAAGGTCAGCGCAGACTCTCCCACCCAGCGGGTAGCTCAGGGTCTTACCAAGGCCTTCCCCACTGTACAGCACCTTGTGCCTATGCTGAGCCTGGAAAACTCTTACAATGCGGACGACCTGGATGACTGGGACCGGAAAGCCAGGGAAATCAGTGGTCTTAGTGAGATAGAATATTGTATTGAGCCCAAATTTGATGGCGCCAGTATTTCCCTTATATATGAAAACGACAGGTTGCTGAGGGGAGCCACCCGCGGCGACGGCGTATCTGGTGAAGATATCACCACCAACATCCGGCAGATCCGCTCCATCCCTTTGGGCGCCAGTTTCGCCGCCCATGGCATTCAAACCATCGAGATAAGAGGGGAAGTCCTGATCAATAAAAATACCTTCAAAGCCTATAATGAACAGCGTGCGGCAGACAACCTGCCACCATTGGCCAACCCACGCAATGCTGCATCCGGCTCCCTCCGCATGGTAGATCCCCGTGAAGTGGCCAAGCGCGGACTGGAAGCTTTCCTGTACCATATGAGCTATCATACCATGACAGACGGAAAGGCTGAACCTGAAGAGATCAGAACGCACAGCAATACCCTTGAACTGCTTTCTACCCTGGGCTTCCGCTCTCCGGCAAAGCAAATGAAAGTGGTAAAAGGTATCCAGGCCGTGATCGACTATGTGCTGGAGTTTGAAAAGGAAAGAGACAGCCTGCCATATGAAATAGATGGCATGGTGATCAAAGTGAACGACTATGCCCTGCAGGACCGGCTGGGTATGACCACCCACCACCCCCGTTGGGCGATGGCATATAAATTCAAAGCCAGACAGGCTACCAGCCGTTTAATAGATGTGGATTTCCAGGTAGGAAGAACCGGCTCCATTACACCTGTTGCCAAAATAGAACCCGTTCATATTGGTGGGGTTACAGTTAGTTCCATTTCCCTGTTCAATGAAGACGTCATCCGTGAAAAAGACCTGAAGAAAAGGGATATGGTGCTGGTGGAAAGGGCCGGCGACGTGATCCCTTACATCGTAAAATCACTGGCTGACCTGCGGGATGGCACTGAGGAAGAGATCAGATTCCCCACTGAATGCCCGGTTTGTAAAGAAAAACTGTTCAAGCCGGAAGGAGAAAGTGTATGGCGCTGCATTAACCTGAATTGCGAGGCGCAGGTAGTGGAAAGGATGATCCACTTCGTCAGCAAAGACGCCATGGACATCCGTAGCCTGGGAGAAAGCAACGTGCGTAAATTTTACAGCCTTGGCCTGATGAAAGACATTCCCGGCATCTACAAAATGGACTTCGGCAAACTGGAACAATTGGAAGGTTTTGGAAAGAAATCGCTCACCAATCTGCAAAGTGCTATAGAACAGTCAAAAACGCAACCGCTGCACCGCCTGGTGTTTGGACTGGGCATACGCTATGTGGGAGAGACTACGGCCAAAACACTGGCAAACGCCGTAAATCATTTGCTGGACTTCAGGGACTGGACAGAAGAACAGCTGCTGGCGCTGGAAGATATCGGTCCGAAGGTGGCTGGTAGTATCAAACAGTTCTTCCAGACGGATGACAATATTGACATGCTGAAAGAGCTGGAAACACTTGGCGTCAACCTGAAGAGCACCCGGGCAGATCACCCTGCGGGCGGCAGCCTGGATGGACAGACCTTCTTATTCACCGGTACATTAAACAAACTGAAACGCAGTGACGCAGAGGCGATGGTGGAAGAACAAGGCGGTAAGATACTCAGTGGCGTAAGCAGTAAACTGAATTTCCTCATTGTAGGCGAAGACGCCGGCAGTAAGCTGGAAAAAGCAAAAAAGATCAATACCATCAGGATACTGAGCGAAGACGATTTTCTGAACCTGATCCAATCGCCGGCCACCCCACAATAA
- a CDS encoding nucleoside deaminase encodes MDDKYYMQQALREARKAFDDGEVPVGAIVVMSDKIIGKGYNQVERLNDCTAHAEMIALTSAFNYLGSKYLMEATLYVTLEPCLMCAGALYWSKIGRIVYAAKDDKHSYRKVAGDTSPFHPKTKVEQGPCEEESLQLVKTFFEQRRL; translated from the coding sequence ATGGACGATAAATATTATATGCAGCAGGCGCTCCGGGAAGCCAGGAAAGCCTTTGACGACGGAGAAGTTCCTGTTGGCGCTATTGTAGTGATGAGCGATAAAATAATAGGAAAGGGTTATAACCAGGTGGAAAGACTGAACGACTGTACGGCACATGCAGAAATGATCGCGCTGACATCTGCGTTCAATTACCTGGGTAGCAAATACCTGATGGAAGCCACATTATATGTTACACTGGAGCCCTGCCTGATGTGTGCAGGTGCGCTTTACTGGAGCAAGATCGGAAGGATCGTATATGCGGCAAAAGATGATAAGCACAGCTACCGCAAGGTGGCCGGCGACACCTCTCCCTTCCATCCTAAAACAAAAGTGGAACAAGGCCCCTGTGAGGAAGAAAGCCTCCAGCTTGTCAAGACCTTTTTCGAACAAAGAAGATTATAA
- a CDS encoding methylmalonyl-CoA mutase family protein → MTDNSSHKIRIVTAASLFDGHDAAINIMRRIMQTKGAEVIHLGHNRSAAEIVDCAIQEDAQGIAITSYQGGHLEFFKYMYDLLREKGCGHIKIFGGGGGTILPSEIEELHRYGITRLYSPDDGRHMGLEGMIEDVIRQCDFPTTTGLNGHLHELPSRSDKLIAQAITVAENDRLDAPLPPAKEGKSVVLGITGTGGAGKSSVTDEIVRRFLHYFDRKTIAVISVDPSKKKTGGALLGDRIRMNAIHHPRAYMRSLATRESDKAVSAHVQEAIDICKTAGFDLIILETSGIGQSDTAITDHCDVSLYVMTPEYGAASQLEKINMLDYADVIAINKFDKAGALDALHDVRKQYKRNHGLWTAADDQLPVIGTIASQFNDHGINQLFEKLLTVIGEKTSIRFGDITHETPDATTTKSQIIPPARTRYLAEISETIAEYGNWVEEQCGIASRLYQLQGAAALLNESQRPALADIADQLRTQLHPECQQLIDNWPKLQQQYSAEFYEYQVRDKVIKQPLYSESLSQSSIPKISLPRYKDWGDILRWQLTENVPGEFPYAAGVFPLKREGEDPTRMFAGEGGPERTNKRFHYVSVDQPAKRLSTAFDSVTLYGEDPAHRPDIYGKVGNSGVSIATVDDAKKLYSGFDLCDPKTSVSMTINGPAPILLAFFMNAAIDQQCEKYIAQHGLTDKVNAIIKEKFKDHPLPHYNGELPAGNTGLGLQLLGISGDEVLERDVYEKIKAHALSTARGTVQADILKEDQAQNTCIFSTEFALKLMGDVQEYFITQKVRNFYSVSISGYHIAEAGANPITQLAFTLANGFTYVEYYLSRGMHIDDFAPNLSFFFSNGMDPEYAVIGRVARRIWAKAIKYKYKGNDRSQKLKYHIQTSGRSLHAQEIDFNDIRTTLQALYAIYDNCNSLHTNAYDEAITTPTEESVRRAMAIQLIINRELGTAKNENPVQGSFFIEDLTDLVEEAVLAEFNRLTERGGVLGAMERMYQRNKIQEESLHYEMLKHTGEYPIVGVNTFLNKKGSPTVIPGEVIRSTQEEKEFQISTLAAFHKRHQHRSAAALRQLQEVAVNNGNLFEALMETVKHCSLGQITHALYEVGGQYRRNM, encoded by the coding sequence TTGTGGACTGCGCCATCCAGGAAGATGCCCAGGGCATAGCCATCACCTCTTATCAGGGTGGCCATCTTGAATTTTTCAAGTACATGTATGACCTCCTCCGCGAGAAGGGTTGTGGTCATATTAAGATATTCGGCGGAGGTGGAGGTACCATCCTTCCTTCTGAGATCGAAGAATTACACCGTTATGGCATCACCCGCCTCTATTCGCCCGACGATGGTCGCCACATGGGCCTGGAAGGCATGATAGAAGATGTGATCCGCCAGTGTGATTTTCCTACCACCACTGGTCTGAACGGACATTTGCATGAACTGCCCTCCCGCAGTGATAAGCTGATCGCACAGGCTATTACTGTTGCCGAGAATGATCGGCTGGATGCCCCTCTCCCCCCTGCCAAAGAAGGCAAGAGCGTAGTATTGGGCATCACCGGTACAGGCGGGGCAGGTAAAAGCAGCGTAACGGATGAAATTGTACGCCGGTTCCTGCACTATTTTGACAGGAAGACGATTGCTGTCATCTCTGTAGACCCCTCCAAAAAGAAGACCGGCGGCGCATTACTGGGAGATCGTATCCGGATGAATGCCATTCACCATCCCCGGGCATATATGCGCTCGCTTGCCACCCGGGAGAGCGATAAGGCCGTCAGCGCACATGTACAGGAAGCGATCGATATCTGTAAAACTGCGGGCTTTGACCTCATCATTCTCGAAACTTCCGGTATTGGCCAGAGCGATACTGCTATTACCGATCATTGCGATGTTTCACTCTACGTCATGACACCGGAATATGGTGCTGCCTCCCAGCTGGAAAAGATCAATATGCTGGACTATGCCGATGTCATCGCTATTAATAAATTCGATAAAGCCGGCGCACTGGATGCCCTGCATGATGTGCGCAAACAATACAAACGTAACCACGGACTATGGACAGCGGCCGACGACCAGCTGCCCGTCATCGGTACTATCGCCTCCCAGTTCAATGACCATGGCATTAACCAGCTGTTTGAAAAACTGCTGACCGTCATCGGGGAAAAGACCAGCATCCGCTTTGGCGACATTACCCATGAAACACCTGACGCTACCACCACCAAATCCCAGATCATTCCGCCGGCCCGCACCCGGTACCTGGCGGAGATCAGCGAAACCATTGCTGAATATGGCAATTGGGTGGAGGAACAATGTGGTATCGCCTCCCGTTTATACCAGCTGCAGGGAGCCGCAGCCCTGTTAAATGAATCGCAACGGCCGGCCCTGGCAGACATCGCTGACCAGTTGCGTACACAACTGCACCCCGAATGCCAGCAGCTGATCGACAACTGGCCAAAACTACAGCAACAGTACAGCGCCGAATTTTATGAATACCAGGTAAGGGATAAAGTCATCAAACAGCCTCTCTATAGTGAGAGCCTGTCACAGTCCTCCATTCCTAAGATCAGCCTTCCCCGCTATAAGGACTGGGGAGACATCCTGCGCTGGCAGCTGACCGAAAATGTACCGGGAGAGTTCCCCTATGCAGCCGGCGTATTCCCGCTGAAACGCGAGGGTGAAGATCCCACCCGTATGTTCGCCGGTGAAGGCGGCCCTGAGCGTACCAACAAACGCTTTCACTACGTATCAGTAGACCAGCCGGCCAAACGCCTCAGCACCGCCTTTGACAGTGTGACGCTTTATGGCGAAGATCCTGCCCACCGGCCAGACATCTATGGCAAAGTAGGCAACTCCGGCGTGAGCATCGCTACAGTAGATGATGCTAAAAAACTGTACAGCGGTTTCGATCTCTGTGATCCCAAGACCTCCGTATCCATGACCATCAACGGTCCTGCTCCAATATTACTGGCCTTCTTCATGAATGCCGCCATCGATCAGCAATGTGAAAAATATATTGCGCAACATGGGCTGACAGACAAGGTGAACGCCATCATCAAAGAGAAATTCAAAGACCATCCGCTGCCACATTACAATGGAGAGCTTCCGGCAGGCAACACAGGCCTTGGCCTGCAGTTGCTGGGCATCTCCGGCGATGAGGTACTGGAACGCGATGTCTATGAAAAGATAAAGGCACATGCGCTCAGTACCGCCAGGGGGACCGTACAGGCAGATATTCTGAAGGAAGACCAGGCGCAGAATACCTGCATCTTCTCTACGGAATTTGCGCTGAAATTAATGGGAGACGTACAGGAGTATTTCATCACCCAAAAAGTACGCAACTTCTATTCTGTCAGCATCTCCGGTTACCACATTGCCGAAGCAGGCGCCAATCCTATTACACAACTTGCCTTTACACTGGCTAACGGTTTTACCTATGTGGAATATTACCTGAGCCGTGGGATGCATATAGATGATTTCGCCCCTAACCTTTCCTTCTTCTTCAGTAATGGCATGGACCCGGAATATGCAGTTATTGGCCGCGTGGCAAGACGTATATGGGCCAAGGCTATTAAGTACAAATACAAAGGCAATGACCGTTCCCAGAAACTGAAATATCACATTCAGACCTCAGGGCGCAGTCTCCATGCCCAGGAAATTGATTTCAACGATATCCGGACTACGCTCCAGGCACTTTACGCCATTTACGATAATTGTAATTCACTACATACAAATGCCTACGATGAGGCCATCACAACGCCCACAGAAGAAAGCGTACGCAGGGCCATGGCCATTCAGCTGATCATCAACCGGGAACTGGGCACCGCTAAAAATGAGAACCCGGTACAAGGTTCCTTTTTCATAGAGGACCTGACCGACCTGGTAGAGGAAGCCGTACTGGCCGAGTTCAACCGGCTCACAGAAAGGGGCGGCGTATTGGGCGCCATGGAGAGAATGTACCAGCGGAACAAGATCCAGGAAGAAAGTCTCCATTACGAGATGCTGAAACATACCGGTGAATACCCTATTGTGGGCGTGAACACCTTCCTGAATAAAAAAGGCTCTCCCACTGTCATCCCCGGTGAAGTGATCCGCTCCACACAGGAGGAAAAAGAGTTCCAGATCAGTACCCTGGCGGCTTTCCATAAAAGACACCAGCATCGCAGTGCGGCGGCCCTCCGGCAATTGCAGGAAGTGGCGGTCAATAACGGGAACCTGTTCGAGGCCCTGATGGAAACGGTGAAACACTGCTCCCTGGGACAGATCACGCATGCACTGTATGAAGTTGGCGGCCAGTACAGGAGGAACATGTAA